The segment CTTTCAGGATCAGGACCTCGCGGAACATCGGCGTGATCTCCTCGACGTGATGCGTGACCAAGACGAGGGTCGGGGCGCCGACCTTCCGGCCCCAAGCCTCCAGGAAGGCCAAAAAATGCTCGCGGGCCGCCATGTCGAGGCCGGCGCAGGGCTCGTCCAGGATCAACAGCTTCGGCCGCGCCATGAACGCGCGTGCGATCAAGACCCGCTGCTGCTCGCCCTGCGAAAGCAGGCCCCAGGCCCGTTCTTCCAAGCCGCCGCAACCGACCTGCTTGAGCAAAACACGCGCCCGCTTTCGCTCCTCGTCTGTGCTCTCTCCCCAAAAATTGACCATGGCCTCCTTGCCACTCAGGACTGCGTGCAGGGCCGGCTCCTCGAAGCGCAGCATCGCGCGCAAGGCGGAGCCTACCAGTCCGACGGACTTGCGCAACTCGCGCCAATCGTGCTCGCCGTAGCGTTTGCCGAAGAGGCGGATCTCGCCGGAACTGGGCGTCAGGTAGGCGGTGAGGGCCGCCAAGAGCGAGGTCTTCCCCGATCCGTTGGGGCCGAGGATCGCGCAGTGGCGCCCCGCCTCGACCCGCCAGGAGACCCCTTGCAGGATGGGCGCGTCGCGGCGGATGAAGAGATCGCGGATTTCCAAAACGGGGGGCTTGGCTTTCATGGACAAGCGACTAGCAGAGGAAGGTCGGATCTTCAACGGTTGAGGCGGTTCGGCACCGTGATCGAGTAGCCCGGCGCGGTGAGGTACATCGAGCAATTGCCCACCCACTGCCCGTAGGCCTCGTCGTAATAGCAGGGGTCGTCGGGGTGGTCTTGGATCTTCCAATCGTAGAGGTCGTAGTGCGGATCGTACATGAAGGGCGGGGTCCGATTTTGCGGAATCACGCGGTTCACGGCGGGCCGGCCGCCGGAGGAAGGCGGCGGGTAGGGATTGCCGGAAAGGCCGATCGGCGGCGCCCAGGCGGGCGAGGCCTGAAGACCGAGCCCCAGCGAAAGGACGGCCAGGAAGACAAACGCTCGCTTCATGCTATTATTTTAAGGCAAAAAGACCTGCGACTCCAGGCGCGGAATCACCGCCCGGCGAAGAACATCCAAGCGGCGAAGGCGAAGACCAGCAGCCCCAGGATCGCGGCCACGGCGAAAAAGAGCGTCTTCATCGAGATGTGGCCCGGCTGCTCCATGCTGTAGCCCTGCTTCCAATCGTCGGCGCGGGCCGAAAAGGCCGGCGCGCCGCCGGCGCCGAACGAGGTCTGGTGCACCTGGACCTGTCCGACCTCGACTTGCGGGGCCTGGGAGCTTCCGACGCCGCCGAGCTTTTGCATGAGGCCCTGCAGCTTGTCCTTCATCTCGGGAGGGAGTTGGTTGAAACTCGTGTAGCCGCCCTTTTCGAGGGCCTTCTTGACGAAGGGGTGGTCCATGATCCCCTCGATAAAATCGGGGACCCCGTTTTTGTTTTTGTCGGCCAGGACCTGTTGCACCGCCTCGGGTAGGGCTTGCAGGTTGGCGGGATCGACTTCC is part of the Deltaproteobacteria bacterium PRO3 genome and harbors:
- a CDS encoding ATP-binding cassette domain-containing protein → MKAKPPVLEIRDLFIRRDAPILQGVSWRVEAGRHCAILGPNGSGKTSLLAALTAYLTPSSGEIRLFGKRYGEHDWRELRKSVGLVGSALRAMLRFEEPALHAVLSGKEAMVNFWGESTDEERKRARVLLKQVGCGGLEERAWGLLSQGEQQRVLIARAFMARPKLLILDEPCAGLDMAAREHFLAFLEAWGRKVGAPTLVLVTHHVEEITPMFREVLILK